Proteins from one Roseovarius nanhaiticus genomic window:
- a CDS encoding HU family DNA-binding protein has product MAKPMTKTQLVAALADEMGSDKKTAGTALDSIINVITREVSGGGAVTLPGVGKIYCRERPERMVRNPATGEQIKKDADKVVKMTIAKALKDSVNG; this is encoded by the coding sequence ATGGCAAAACCGATGACAAAGACCCAACTTGTGGCTGCACTGGCCGATGAAATGGGCAGCGACAAGAAAACAGCGGGCACTGCCCTCGACAGCATCATCAACGTGATCACGCGCGAAGTGTCCGGTGGCGGCGCGGTTACCCTGCCCGGCGTTGGCAAAATCTACTGCCGCGAGCGTCCCGAGCGTATGGTTCGCAACCCCGCCACGGGCGAGCAGATCAAGAAAGACGCAGACAAGGTCGTCAAGATGACCATCGCCAAGGCACTGAAAGACAGCGTCAACGGCTGA